The genomic segment CGTTCCAAATTTGTTCATTACTGCCCACGCACGCTGGTACTGAACAACCTTGAGTTTGATCATGCGGATATCTTCGAAGATTTACGCGCAATCCAGAAACAGTTCCACCATTTGGTGCGTTTAGTGCCGGGACAAGGCAAGATTTTACTGCCAGAAAACGATCTGAACTTAAAGCACGTGATTAATATGGGGTGCTGGAGTGAATTAGAAACCACCGGTGAAGGACAAGCATGGGCAGCAAATAAGCTCACGGCTGATGCAAGTCATTATCAGGTGCTGTTAAATGGCGAGGTGGTAGGTGAAGTTAACTGGTCGCTGGTTGGTGAACACAATATGCAAAATGGTCTGATGGCTATCGCTGCGGCTCGTCATGTTGGTGTTCAACCTCAGGACGCTTGCCGTGCGCTGAATGACTTCATTAATGCTCGTCGTCGTCTGGAATTACGCGGCGAGGTTAATGGCGTTACCGTTTATGATGATTTTGCTCACCACCCAACGGCCATTCTGGCTACGCTGACGGCTCTACGCAGTAAAGTTGGCGGAACTGCTCGTATTCTGGCGGTGTTAGAACCACGCTCAAATACGATGAAGATGGGCGTGAGCAAAGATGAACTGGCTCCGGCATTTGGTCGGGCGGATGAAGTCTTCTTGTTGCAGCCGGCAAATCTTCCCTGGCAGGTGTCTGATGTAACCGATGCCTGTATTCAGCCCGCTCACTGGTCTGGTGATTTGGATACTCTGGTAGATATGATTGTTCGCAGCGCTCAGCCGGGAGATAACATTCTGGTCATGAGTAACGGCGGCTTTGGTGGTATTCACGATAAGCTGTTAGCCGGGCTAAAACAAAAGCAGAAAGATACCCAGTAGCTTGGTTTGATGTATAAAAAAGGCCTTCTTTGGAAGGCCTTTATTTTTTGAGCGGAATCAGAGTTCCTGCTCAAACAAATCGAGAATGGCTTCGTAAAGCTGTTCTACGCTAAACCCTCTGGCCGGGGTAGTAAAAATCGTGTCATCACCAGCAATAGTACCGAGAATCCCTTCTGATTTACCGATTGAATCGAGTAATCGTGCCAGAAGCTGCGCGGCTCCGGGACTGGTGCGGATCACCACCAGAGCATCGTTGTAATCAATATCCAGAATCAGGTTTTTTAGCGGGCTGGTTGCAGTAGGCACGCCCAGCTCAGTTGGCAGGCAGTACACCATCTCCATTTTAGCGTTACGAATTCGTACTGCGCCAAATTTGGTTAGCATTCGGGAGACTTTAGACTGATTAATATTCTCAAAGCCTTCATCCTGTAAAGCCTGAACAATTTCGCCCTGAGAACTGAGTTTTTCTTCTTTTAACAGCGCTTTAAACGCCTTCACCAAATCATCTTGTTTTGTTGGGCTTCGCATCTTGCACCGTCGATAGTTGGATAACAATACTGGTATTATGAATAAAAATGGTCAAGTACTCAAAAGTCTTTACGTATTGTTGTGATTAAAATGTATTTAACTGCTGATTCTCACGACCAAAATGATTTTAATTCCCGATTTATGTGACCAAAATGTTTTTAATTAATTATTCTTTGCAGCATATCTCAATCTTAAATCTAAGGATTGGTGATTATGCTCACGATCCTCTAAGCTTGATGTTGCATTTTAGTTACACATCAAAATAAGCAAAAACAAAAGGAGTAATGAATGAAAATTACAGTTCTTGGCGCAGCCGGTGGAATTGGTCAGGCTTTAGCCCTGTTACTGAAAACGCAACTTCCTGCGAATTCTGAGTTATCTCTC from the Limnobaculum zhutongyuii genome contains:
- the mpl gene encoding UDP-N-acetylmuramate:L-alanyl-gamma-D-glutamyl-meso-diaminopimelate ligase, with protein sequence MHIHILGICGTFMGGIAMLARALGHQVTGSDANVYPPMSTLLEKQGIDLIQGYSPSQLNPRPDLVIIGNAMGRGNPCVETVLEEGIPYTSGPQWLHDNVLRDRWVVAIAGTHGKTTTAGMATWILESCGYKPGFVIGGVPGNFDVSARLGDSPFFVIEADEYDSAFFDKRSKFVHYCPRTLVLNNLEFDHADIFEDLRAIQKQFHHLVRLVPGQGKILLPENDLNLKHVINMGCWSELETTGEGQAWAANKLTADASHYQVLLNGEVVGEVNWSLVGEHNMQNGLMAIAAARHVGVQPQDACRALNDFINARRRLELRGEVNGVTVYDDFAHHPTAILATLTALRSKVGGTARILAVLEPRSNTMKMGVSKDELAPAFGRADEVFLLQPANLPWQVSDVTDACIQPAHWSGDLDTLVDMIVRSAQPGDNILVMSNGGFGGIHDKLLAGLKQKQKDTQ
- the argR gene encoding transcriptional regulator ArgR, coding for MRSPTKQDDLVKAFKALLKEEKLSSQGEIVQALQDEGFENINQSKVSRMLTKFGAVRIRNAKMEMVYCLPTELGVPTATSPLKNLILDIDYNDALVVIRTSPGAAQLLARLLDSIGKSEGILGTIAGDDTIFTTPARGFSVEQLYEAILDLFEQEL